A part of Aquibium oceanicum genomic DNA contains:
- a CDS encoding GcvT family protein produces the protein MADLPSHARVVIIGGGAVGVSSLYHLAKAGWTDCVLLEKNELTSGSTWHAAGNVPTFSSSWSVMNMQRYSAGLYRGLAQAVDYPMNYHVTGSIRLAHTAERMQEFQRVRGMGRYQGMDIDILGPDEIRRHYPFIETHDLKGALYDPADGDIDPAQLTQALAKGARDMGATIVRFCPVTGVRRDGTEWVVSTPKGEIRCEKVVNAAGYRAAEVGKMFGRDVPMMVMSHQYILFEEIPELAAWSREAGRKLPLLRDVDVSYYLRQEKNGMNLGPYERNCRAHWTGADDPMPDDFSFQLFADDLDRLEAYLEDAVARVPILGTAGLSKVINGPIPYAPDGNPLIGPMPGVPDAFEACVFTFGIAQAGGAGKVLAEWVTEGATEWDMWSCDPRRFTAFASAPDYAVAKGVEIYGHEYAIHFPRHSWPAGRNRKLSPIHDRIAALGAQFGAYNGWERANWYAQPGDDTSEEATQTFRRDGPWQKRIREECLAVRDAAGILDLPGFSRFRLQGPGAGEWLSTLITGAVPKPGRIGLAYFADDKGRIVTEMSVMALAEDFFFLITAAVAQWHDFEWLAKKLPQGTPITLKDVTEDFACQILTGPNSRAILADVSNADLTKPWLTHQSCQIAGRWLQLVRVSFAGELGWELHSKVEDTAAIFDAVWQAGQAHGLKPFGMFALDSLRLEKAYRAWKGDLSTDYTILQGGLERFVKWDKPDFTGKAALLSEMQQGAAKRFATLVVDQPGDCDAPYMSTLWHDGKIVGETTSGGWGHRVDKSIALGMLRADLAAPGTRVEIEIFGDRFSATVQEDGPLWDPANERLRA, from the coding sequence ATGGCTGACCTGCCCTCCCACGCCCGCGTGGTCATCATCGGCGGCGGCGCCGTCGGCGTCTCCTCGCTCTACCATCTGGCCAAGGCCGGCTGGACCGACTGCGTGCTCCTGGAAAAGAACGAGCTCACCTCCGGCTCGACCTGGCATGCCGCCGGCAACGTCCCGACCTTCTCCTCCTCCTGGTCGGTCATGAACATGCAGCGCTATTCGGCCGGGCTCTACCGGGGGCTGGCCCAGGCCGTCGACTATCCGATGAACTACCACGTCACCGGCTCGATCCGCCTCGCCCACACGGCCGAGCGCATGCAGGAGTTCCAGCGCGTGCGCGGCATGGGCCGCTACCAGGGCATGGACATCGACATCCTCGGCCCGGACGAGATCCGCCGGCACTACCCCTTCATCGAGACCCACGACCTCAAGGGTGCGCTCTACGATCCGGCCGACGGCGACATCGATCCCGCCCAGCTCACCCAGGCGCTGGCCAAGGGCGCGCGCGACATGGGCGCCACCATCGTCCGCTTCTGTCCCGTCACCGGCGTGCGCCGCGACGGCACGGAATGGGTGGTCTCCACGCCGAAGGGCGAGATCCGCTGCGAGAAGGTCGTCAACGCCGCCGGCTACCGCGCCGCGGAGGTCGGAAAGATGTTCGGCCGCGACGTGCCGATGATGGTGATGAGCCACCAGTACATCCTGTTCGAGGAAATCCCCGAACTCGCCGCCTGGAGCCGCGAGGCCGGCCGCAAGCTGCCGCTGCTGCGCGACGTCGACGTCTCCTATTATCTCCGCCAGGAGAAGAACGGCATGAACCTCGGCCCCTACGAGCGCAACTGCCGCGCCCACTGGACGGGCGCCGACGACCCGATGCCCGACGATTTCTCCTTCCAGCTCTTCGCCGACGATCTCGATCGCCTGGAAGCCTATCTGGAAGACGCCGTCGCCCGCGTGCCGATCCTCGGCACGGCCGGTCTCTCCAAGGTGATCAACGGCCCCATCCCCTATGCCCCCGACGGCAACCCGCTGATCGGCCCGATGCCGGGCGTGCCCGATGCCTTCGAGGCCTGCGTCTTCACCTTCGGCATCGCCCAGGCCGGCGGCGCCGGCAAGGTGCTGGCCGAATGGGTCACCGAGGGCGCGACCGAGTGGGACATGTGGTCCTGCGATCCGCGCCGCTTCACCGCCTTCGCCTCCGCCCCCGACTATGCGGTCGCCAAGGGCGTGGAGATCTACGGCCACGAATACGCCATCCACTTCCCGCGCCATTCCTGGCCGGCGGGTCGCAATCGCAAGTTGTCGCCGATCCACGACCGGATCGCCGCGCTCGGCGCGCAATTCGGCGCCTACAACGGCTGGGAGCGCGCCAACTGGTACGCCCAACCCGGCGACGACACCTCCGAGGAAGCCACCCAGACCTTCCGTCGCGATGGACCGTGGCAAAAGCGCATCCGCGAGGAGTGCCTTGCCGTGCGCGACGCGGCCGGCATTCTCGACCTGCCGGGCTTCTCGCGCTTCCGCCTCCAGGGACCCGGCGCGGGCGAATGGCTGTCGACGCTGATCACCGGCGCCGTGCCGAAACCCGGCCGCATCGGGCTCGCCTATTTCGCCGACGACAAGGGTCGCATCGTCACCGAAATGTCGGTGATGGCGCTGGCCGAGGACTTCTTCTTCCTCATCACCGCCGCTGTCGCGCAGTGGCACGATTTCGAGTGGCTGGCGAAGAAACTCCCGCAAGGGACTCCAATCACGCTGAAAGACGTCACCGAGGATTTTGCGTGCCAGATCCTCACCGGCCCGAATTCCCGCGCCATCCTGGCCGACGTCTCGAACGCCGACCTGACGAAGCCCTGGCTCACCCACCAGTCCTGCCAGATCGCCGGCCGCTGGCTCCAGCTGGTCCGCGTCTCCTTCGCCGGAGAACTCGGCTGGGAACTCCACAGCAAGGTCGAGGATACCGCCGCGATCTTCGACGCCGTGTGGCAGGCCGGCCAGGCGCACGGGCTGAAACCCTTCGGCATGTTCGCGCTGGATTCGCTGCGGCTCGAAAAGGCCTATCGCGCCTGGAAGGGCGACCTCTCGACCGACTACACCATCCTCCAGGGCGGGCTCGAACGCTTCGTGAAATGGGACAAGCCCGACTTCACGGGCAAGGCCGCCCTGCTTTCCGAAATGCAGCAGGGCGCGGCCAAGCGCTTCGCCACGCTCGTCGTGGACCAGCCCGGCGACTGCGACGCGCCCTACATGTCGACGCTCTGGCACGACGGGAAGATCGTCGGCGAGACGACGTCAGGAGGCTGGGGCCACAGGGTGGACAAATCCATCGCGCTCGGCATGCTGCGCGCCGACCTCGCCGCGCCGGGCACCCGCGTCGAGATCGAGATCTTCGGCGACCGCTTCTCCGCGACGGTTCAGGAAGACGGGCCGCTTTGGGACCCGGCGAACGAGAGGCTGCGCGCGTGA
- a CDS encoding HAD-IA family hydrolase has product MTLPFPDESFGAFLFDMDGTILNSIAAAERVWSIWATRHGIDVAAFLPTIHGKRAIETIGQLNLPDIDLVAEAEALAQAEIDDVEGVVSIAGAAAFLAALPADRWAIVTSAPRRLALRRLQAAGLPVPPLMITGEDVSRGKPAPDCFLLAAERLGQAVGDCLVFEDAPAGIQAAEAAGARVVVVTATHMHRLETSHPMIAGYGDVTPLLDGRGRLVIAGNTLSTDGRNRV; this is encoded by the coding sequence GTGACCCTGCCCTTTCCCGACGAGAGCTTCGGCGCCTTCCTGTTCGACATGGATGGCACGATCCTCAACTCTATCGCCGCTGCCGAACGGGTCTGGTCGATCTGGGCCACGAGACACGGCATCGACGTCGCCGCATTCCTGCCGACCATCCACGGCAAGCGCGCGATCGAGACGATCGGGCAGCTGAATCTGCCGGACATCGACCTCGTCGCCGAAGCGGAGGCGCTCGCGCAAGCCGAGATCGACGATGTCGAGGGGGTGGTGTCGATCGCGGGAGCGGCCGCCTTTCTGGCCGCCCTGCCCGCCGACCGCTGGGCGATCGTCACCTCCGCGCCGCGCCGGCTCGCGCTTCGACGGCTGCAAGCCGCGGGCCTTCCCGTCCCGCCCCTGATGATCACCGGCGAGGATGTCAGTCGTGGCAAGCCAGCACCCGACTGCTTCCTGCTAGCCGCAGAACGGCTCGGCCAGGCGGTTGGCGACTGCCTCGTCTTCGAGGACGCACCGGCCGGCATCCAGGCCGCCGAGGCCGCCGGCGCGCGGGTCGTCGTCGTCACCGCGACACACATGCACCGGCTGGAGACGTCCCATCCGATGATCGCTGGATACGGCGATGTCACGCCCCTGCTCGACGGGCGCGGACGGTTGGTGATCGCTGGCAACACCTTATCCACGGACGGAAGGAACCGGGTGTGA
- a CDS encoding homocysteine S-methyltransferase family protein gives MTSIILTDGGMGQELLRRSGAEPTPLWSAKVLMEEPALVRDLHAHFIRAGARVVTINSYAATPERLEREGVGDMFETLQQRAIDLAYEARDAVGTDCAVAGCLPPLFGSYQPELRRPFDETLAIYRRIVARQAEHVDLILCETMASAEEGLAAAIAACESGKPVWLSWTLADHGAPRLRSGDTIAEAAQAVAHLTLAARMVNCSWPEAVDRAMPELSGLGGAVGAYANGFTAIEPLKLGGTVADLEARTDLGPDTYADFALGWIRKGATIVGGCCEVGPQHIARLRDRLAEAGHQIGGFHA, from the coding sequence GTGACCTCCATCATCCTAACCGACGGCGGCATGGGCCAGGAACTGCTGCGCCGCTCCGGTGCCGAGCCCACGCCGCTTTGGTCGGCGAAAGTCCTCATGGAAGAACCCGCCCTCGTGCGCGATCTCCACGCCCATTTCATCCGCGCCGGCGCGCGTGTCGTCACCATCAACAGCTATGCAGCAACCCCCGAACGCTTGGAGCGTGAAGGCGTCGGCGACATGTTCGAAACGCTGCAGCAGCGCGCCATCGACCTCGCATATGAGGCGCGCGATGCGGTCGGCACGGACTGCGCCGTCGCCGGCTGCCTGCCGCCGCTGTTCGGCTCGTACCAGCCGGAATTGCGGCGGCCCTTCGACGAGACGCTAGCCATCTATCGGCGCATCGTCGCCCGGCAGGCGGAGCACGTCGACCTCATCCTGTGCGAGACCATGGCCTCCGCCGAGGAAGGGCTCGCCGCCGCCATCGCCGCCTGCGAGAGCGGCAAGCCGGTCTGGCTGTCGTGGACGCTCGCCGACCACGGTGCGCCGCGGCTGAGAAGCGGCGATACGATCGCGGAGGCAGCGCAGGCCGTCGCGCACCTGACCCTCGCCGCCCGCATGGTCAATTGCAGCTGGCCGGAAGCGGTGGACCGCGCGATGCCCGAACTCTCGGGCCTTGGCGGGGCGGTCGGCGCCTACGCCAACGGCTTCACCGCCATCGAGCCGCTGAAGCTCGGCGGCACGGTGGCCGACCTCGAGGCGCGCACGGACCTCGGCCCGGATACCTACGCCGATTTCGCGCTCGGCTGGATCAGGAAGGGCGCGACGATCGTCGGCGGCTGCTGCGAAGTCGGCCCGCAACATATCGCGCGGCTGCGCGACAGGCTGGCCGAGGCCGGCCACCAGATCGGAGGATTTCATGCCTAG
- a CDS encoding pyridoxal phosphate-dependent aminotransferase has protein sequence MPSPSSRLTGIIPSGKDGWELHFAAMMRRQAGEDIMMLSVGDHDFDTPQATVDACVAAVKAGYHHYTQLPGLPRLRAAMAKISTRCTGVETASSEVIATPGGQLALYAAVQATMDPGDHAIMVSPYYATYPGTFRAAGASFTIVEAKAENGFQPAAADIEAAVGPKTRAILINTPNNPTGAAYTRACLEGIADICRRHDLWLLSDEVYWTLPGAAGHLSPRALPGMAERTLVINSMSKSHGMTGWRIGWLTGPADMVALLVSLNLVTTYGLTDFVSRAAIEALENDYGVAEIADTYGRRREAFLAEVRGMNGIRVRGSEGGMYVMLDVSAIEPDCEAFAWAFLEREKVAVMPGSSFGDAARGHIRISLCQPEPVLADAAARLRRFAAGYTGQRERA, from the coding sequence ATGCCTAGCCCCTCCTCCCGCCTCACCGGCATCATCCCCTCCGGCAAGGACGGCTGGGAGCTGCACTTCGCCGCCATGATGCGAAGACAGGCCGGCGAGGACATCATGATGCTCTCCGTCGGCGACCACGACTTCGACACGCCGCAGGCGACCGTCGATGCCTGCGTGGCGGCCGTGAAGGCGGGCTATCACCATTACACGCAGCTTCCGGGCCTGCCGCGGCTGCGCGCGGCGATGGCGAAAATCTCGACGCGCTGCACCGGTGTCGAGACGGCGTCCAGCGAAGTCATCGCCACCCCCGGCGGCCAGCTGGCGCTCTACGCCGCCGTCCAGGCGACGATGGATCCCGGCGACCACGCGATCATGGTCTCCCCCTACTACGCCACCTATCCCGGTACCTTCCGCGCCGCCGGCGCCTCATTCACCATCGTCGAGGCAAAGGCGGAAAACGGCTTCCAGCCCGCCGCCGCCGACATCGAGGCCGCCGTCGGGCCGAAGACCCGCGCGATCCTCATCAACACGCCCAACAACCCGACGGGCGCGGCCTATACGCGCGCGTGCCTGGAAGGCATCGCCGACATCTGCCGCCGCCATGATCTCTGGCTCCTCTCGGACGAGGTCTACTGGACCCTGCCGGGTGCCGCCGGCCACCTCTCGCCCCGCGCCCTGCCCGGCATGGCCGAACGCACGCTTGTCATCAACTCCATGTCCAAGAGCCACGGCATGACCGGCTGGCGCATTGGCTGGCTGACCGGCCCGGCCGACATGGTCGCGCTCTTGGTCAGCCTCAACCTCGTCACCACCTACGGGCTGACCGACTTCGTCAGCCGCGCCGCAATCGAGGCGCTGGAGAACGACTACGGCGTGGCCGAGATCGCCGACACCTACGGCCGCCGCCGCGAGGCCTTCCTCGCCGAGGTGCGCGGCATGAACGGCATCCGCGTGCGCGGCTCCGAGGGCGGCATGTACGTCATGCTCGACGTCTCCGCCATCGAGCCCGACTGCGAGGCCTTCGCCTGGGCCTTCCTCGAACGCGAGAAGGTCGCCGTGATGCCCGGATCGAGCTTCGGCGACGCCGCCCGCGGCCACATCCGCATCAGCCTGTGCCAACCCGAACCCGTTCTGGCCGACGCCGCCGCCCGCCTCCGCCGCTTCGCGGCGGGCTATACCGGGCAGCGCGAGCGGGCGTGA
- a CDS encoding GcvT family protein, with product MTAIPAKARAVIIGGGVSGCSVAYHLAKLGWSDIVLLERKQLTSGTTWHAAGLIGQLRASQNMTRLAKYSADLYTKLEAETGVATGMRQVGSITVALTEERKEEIYRQASLARAFDVDVREISPNEVKEIYPHLNVADVVAAVHLPLDGQCDPANIAMALAKGARQRGATIVEGAKVTAVTQANGRVTGVSWEKDGEAGTIAADIVVNCAGMWARELASQNGVAVPLHACEHFYLVTEPIPGLTRLPVLRVPDECAYYKEDAGKMMLGAFEPVAKPWGMDGIPESFCFDQLPEDMEHFEPILEMGVNRMPMLATAGIHTFFNGPESFTPDDRYYLGEAPELGGYFVAAGYNSIGIVSSGGAGMALAQWIADGEPPFDLWEVDIRRAQPFQKNRRYLKARVTETLGLLYADHFPYRQMASARGVRRSPLHEHLKARGAVFGEVAGFERANWFARPDQERDYRYSWRRQNWFGNQRLEHLAVRNGVGLFDMTSLGKIRVEGRDACAFLQKLCANDVDVPIGRIVYTQMLNARGGIESDLTVSRLTETAFLLVVPGATLQRDLAWLRKHLGDAFAVVTDVTAAEAVLCLMGPASRDLLARVSPNDFSNATNPFGTWQEIEIGMGLARAHRVTYVGELGWELYVPTDQAAHVFEAIEEAGQDVGQGAGLKLCGLHTLDSCRIEKAFRHFGHDITDEDHVLEAGLGFAVRTAKGDFIGRDAVLAKRDAGLDRRLVQFRLADPEPLLFHNEAIVRDGRIVGTVTSGNYGHHLGAAIGLGYVPCRGETETDLLSSTYEIEIAGTRHAAEASLKPLYDPKAERVRK from the coding sequence ATGACCGCCATCCCCGCCAAGGCCCGCGCCGTCATCATCGGCGGCGGCGTCTCCGGATGTTCCGTCGCCTATCACCTGGCCAAGCTCGGCTGGAGCGACATCGTGCTGCTCGAACGCAAGCAGCTGACCTCCGGCACCACCTGGCACGCCGCCGGCCTCATCGGCCAGCTGCGCGCCTCGCAGAACATGACGCGGCTGGCGAAATACTCGGCCGATCTCTACACGAAGCTGGAGGCGGAGACCGGCGTCGCCACCGGCATGCGCCAGGTCGGCTCCATCACCGTCGCGCTGACCGAGGAGCGCAAGGAGGAGATCTACCGCCAGGCCTCCCTCGCCCGCGCCTTCGACGTCGACGTGCGCGAGATTTCCCCCAACGAAGTCAAGGAGATATACCCTCATCTCAACGTCGCCGACGTCGTCGCCGCCGTTCACCTGCCGCTCGACGGCCAGTGCGATCCCGCCAACATCGCCATGGCGCTGGCCAAAGGCGCCCGCCAGCGCGGCGCCACCATCGTGGAAGGCGCAAAAGTCACAGCCGTCACCCAGGCGAACGGCCGCGTCACCGGCGTCTCGTGGGAAAAGGACGGCGAGGCCGGCACCATCGCGGCCGACATCGTCGTCAACTGTGCCGGCATGTGGGCGCGCGAGCTCGCCTCGCAGAACGGCGTCGCCGTGCCGCTGCACGCCTGCGAGCACTTCTATCTCGTCACCGAGCCGATCCCCGGCCTCACCCGCCTGCCCGTGCTGCGCGTTCCCGACGAGTGCGCCTACTACAAGGAGGACGCCGGCAAGATGATGCTCGGCGCCTTCGAGCCGGTCGCAAAACCCTGGGGCATGGACGGCATCCCCGAAAGCTTCTGCTTCGATCAGCTGCCCGAAGACATGGAGCATTTCGAGCCGATCCTCGAAATGGGCGTCAACCGCATGCCCATGCTCGCCACCGCCGGCATCCACACCTTCTTCAACGGCCCCGAAAGTTTTACCCCCGACGACCGCTACTATCTCGGCGAAGCGCCCGAACTCGGCGGCTATTTTGTCGCCGCCGGCTACAATTCCATCGGCATCGTCTCGTCCGGCGGCGCCGGCATGGCGCTGGCGCAGTGGATCGCCGACGGCGAGCCGCCCTTCGACCTGTGGGAAGTCGACATCCGCCGGGCGCAGCCCTTCCAGAAGAACCGCCGCTACCTGAAGGCGCGCGTCACCGAGACGCTCGGCCTGCTCTATGCCGACCATTTCCCCTACCGCCAGATGGCGTCCGCCCGCGGCGTCCGCCGCTCGCCGCTGCACGAGCACCTGAAGGCGCGCGGCGCCGTCTTCGGCGAGGTCGCCGGCTTCGAGCGCGCCAACTGGTTCGCCCGCCCCGACCAGGAGCGCGACTACCGCTATTCCTGGAGGCGCCAGAACTGGTTCGGCAACCAGCGCCTCGAACATCTCGCCGTACGCAACGGCGTCGGCCTGTTCGACATGACCTCGCTCGGAAAGATCCGCGTCGAGGGCCGCGATGCCTGCGCCTTCCTGCAAAAGCTCTGCGCCAACGACGTCGACGTGCCCATCGGCCGCATCGTCTACACCCAGATGCTCAACGCCCGCGGCGGCATCGAGAGCGATCTCACCGTCTCGCGCCTCACCGAGACCGCTTTCCTGCTCGTCGTGCCCGGCGCCACCCTCCAGCGCGACCTCGCCTGGCTGAGAAAGCATCTCGGCGACGCCTTCGCCGTCGTCACCGACGTCACCGCGGCGGAAGCCGTTCTCTGCCTCATGGGCCCCGCCTCACGCGATCTCCTTGCCCGCGTCAGCCCGAACGACTTCTCCAACGCGACGAACCCTTTCGGCACCTGGCAGGAGATCGAGATCGGCATGGGCCTCGCCCGCGCCCACCGCGTCACCTATGTCGGCGAGCTCGGCTGGGAGCTCTACGTGCCCACCGACCAGGCCGCCCACGTCTTCGAGGCGATCGAGGAGGCCGGGCAGGATGTCGGCCAAGGGGCGGGCTTGAAGCTCTGCGGCCTGCACACGCTCGATTCCTGCCGCATCGAAAAGGCTTTCCGCCATTTCGGCCACGACATCACCGACGAGGACCACGTTCTGGAAGCCGGCCTCGGCTTCGCGGTCAGGACCGCCAAGGGCGACTTCATCGGCCGCGACGCGGTTCTCGCCAAGCGCGACGCCGGCCTAGACCGCCGCCTCGTCCAGTTCCGCCTCGCCGACCCCGAACCGCTGCTGTTCCACAACGAGGCGATCGTCCGCGACGGCCGGATCGTCGGCACCGTCACCTCCGGCAACTACGGCCACCACCTCGGCGCAGCCATCGGCCTCGGCTACGTGCCCTGCCGCGGCGAGACCGAAACCGACCTCCTCTCCTCCACCTACGAAATCGAAATCGCCGGCACCCGCCACGCGGCCGAGGCCTCGCTCAAACCGCTGTACGACCCGAAGGCGGAGCGGGTCAGGAAGTAG
- a CDS encoding IS110 family transposase, with the protein MDATVCVGIDVSRDRLDVHVRPGGEAFHVGRDGDGLAALVERLCALSCGVVPVEATGGFETVVAAALAGAELPVVVVNPSQIRHFAQALGKRAKTDPIDAAVIALFAEATKPAVRPLPDEATRLLADLVTRRRQIVAMIGAERQREKRAPARVRKSILRLIKALEKELASLDRDIDDSVRGSPAWRAKEDLLSSVPGVGPTIARSLIAELPELGSLDRRQVAALVGLAPFTRQSGQWRGRSFIGGGRAGVRSLLFMGAMVGIRHNPILKAFRDRLVAAGKPRMVALIATARKLLTILNAILRTRQPWREETA; encoded by the coding sequence ATGGACGCCACCGTTTGTGTAGGGATCGACGTATCGAGGGACCGGCTCGACGTGCATGTCAGGCCGGGTGGAGAGGCATTCCACGTGGGCCGCGACGGCGATGGCCTCGCGGCGCTGGTCGAGCGGCTCTGCGCGCTGTCGTGCGGGGTCGTCCCGGTAGAGGCGACGGGTGGCTTCGAGACCGTCGTGGCGGCGGCGCTGGCGGGAGCGGAGCTTCCGGTCGTGGTCGTCAATCCGTCCCAGATACGCCACTTCGCCCAGGCGCTGGGCAAGCGGGCCAAGACGGACCCGATCGACGCCGCCGTCATCGCCCTCTTCGCAGAGGCGACGAAGCCGGCGGTGCGGCCGCTGCCCGACGAGGCCACCCGGCTGCTGGCCGATCTCGTGACGCGCCGGCGCCAGATCGTGGCCATGATCGGCGCCGAGCGCCAGCGCGAGAAGCGGGCGCCCGCGCGCGTCAGGAAGAGCATCCTGCGCCTGATCAAGGCGCTGGAGAAGGAACTGGCCAGCCTCGACCGGGACATCGACGACAGCGTGCGCGGCTCGCCGGCCTGGCGCGCCAAGGAGGACCTCCTGTCCTCCGTGCCCGGCGTCGGCCCCACCATCGCCCGCAGCCTGATCGCCGAACTGCCGGAACTGGGCAGCCTCGACCGACGCCAGGTGGCGGCCCTCGTCGGCCTCGCCCCCTTCACCCGCCAGTCCGGCCAGTGGCGGGGCCGGAGTTTCATCGGCGGCGGCAGGGCGGGCGTCCGTTCCCTGCTGTTCATGGGCGCGATGGTCGGCATCCGGCACAACCCCATCCTCAAGGCCTTCCGCGACCGGCTCGTCGCAGCGGGAAAGCCCAGGATGGTCGCTCTCATCGCAACGGCCCGAAAACTCCTCACAATCCTCAACGCAATCCTCCGGACCAGGCAACCATGGCGCGAAGAAACCGCTTGA
- a CDS encoding IS3 family transposase (programmed frameshift) produces MKRKRFTEEQIIGVLREHEAGAKAGDLARKHGVSEATLYNWKAKYGGMDVSDAKRLRALEDEKGRLKNLLAEQMLEASALRELLFKKMVGPAAKREAVAHLQAVMGLSERRACSIVGADRTMIRYQSCRAPETELRGRLRDLANERRRFGYRRLFILLRREGEPSGINRIYRLYREEGLTVRKRRARRRAVGTRAPILVEARPNARWSLDFVHDQFACGRRFRVLNIVDDVTRECLGAIPDTSISGRRVARELTDLISRRGKPDMIVSDHGTEFTSNAILAWSKDHRVEWHYIAPGKPMQNGYVESFNGRMRDELLNESLFFGLDHARNAIAEWRQDFNSARPHSSLGYQTPAAFAGTLAATASDASLDKGFASPPVARTAPYGVTETAKALTAAG; encoded by the exons ATGAAGCGAAAGCGATTTACGGAAGAGCAGATCATCGGGGTTCTACGCGAGCACGAGGCGGGTGCGAAGGCAGGTGACCTGGCCCGCAAGCACGGGGTCTCTGAGGCGACGCTGTATAACTGGAAGGCGAAGTATGGCGGCATGGACGTGTCCGACGCCAAGCGCCTGAGGGCTTTGGAAGACGAGAAGGGGAGGCTGAAGAACCTGCTCGCCGAGCAGATGCTGGAAGCCTCGGCCCTTCGCGAGCTCCTGT TCAAAAAAATGGTAGGGCCCGCCGCCAAGCGCGAAGCCGTCGCGCATCTGCAGGCCGTCATGGGTCTGTCGGAGCGTCGGGCCTGTTCCATCGTCGGTGCCGATCGCACGATGATCCGCTACCAGTCGTGCCGGGCGCCGGAGACCGAACTGCGCGGCCGGCTGCGCGATCTCGCCAACGAGCGCCGGCGTTTCGGCTATCGGCGCCTGTTCATCCTGCTGCGGCGCGAGGGCGAGCCATCAGGGATCAACCGCATCTATCGGCTCTACCGCGAGGAGGGGCTGACAGTGCGCAAGCGCCGGGCGCGGCGACGCGCGGTGGGCACGCGGGCGCCGATCCTGGTCGAGGCGAGGCCGAACGCGCGTTGGTCGCTGGACTTCGTGCACGACCAGTTTGCCTGCGGGCGGCGGTTCCGCGTGCTCAACATCGTCGACGACGTGACCCGCGAATGCCTGGGCGCCATCCCCGACACGTCGATCTCCGGTCGTCGGGTGGCCCGTGAGCTGACCGATCTGATCAGCCGTCGCGGCAAGCCGGACATGATCGTTTCCGACCACGGCACGGAGTTCACCTCGAACGCGATCCTCGCCTGGTCGAAGGATCATCGCGTCGAATGGCACTACATCGCGCCGGGCAAGCCCATGCAAAACGGTTACGTCGAATCCTTCAACGGCCGGATGCGCGACGAACTCCTGAACGAGAGCCTGTTCTTCGGCCTCGACCACGCCCGCAACGCCATCGCCGAGTGGCGGCAGGACTTCAACTCTGCGAGACCTCATTCCTCGCTCGGATACCAGACCCCGGCGGCCTTCGCCGGAACTCTCGCCGCAACCGCCTCCGACGCTTCGCTCGATAAGGGCTTCGCGTCTCCACCGGTTGCTCGAACCGCGCCCTACGGCGTAACAGAAACGGCCAAGGCTCTAACCGCCGCTGGATGA
- a CDS encoding sulfotransferase domain-containing protein, producing the protein MKRLVVSFPKSGRTWLRYGLHLAGHPNVPFTHDGFEYNDGAKPPLDFDPTRRIVDYKNHDRIIYIERDPRDTIVSLFHQITGRFHDFFGYTGDISSFIRDPYFGVHNLIQFQEMWRGLSAKLPVLIASYEDMSADYTAVFKRVTTHLDLPVSDSVLASIGNRTSFSAMKEVEQAQRFDRPWLQPRMGAPKVRRGKVGNYLDELSASDVTYIENTIVLIKSETES; encoded by the coding sequence ATGAAGAGGCTTGTCGTATCCTTTCCTAAATCCGGCCGCACTTGGTTACGGTACGGGTTGCACCTCGCTGGTCATCCCAATGTTCCATTTACCCATGACGGGTTCGAATACAACGACGGCGCCAAACCGCCTTTGGACTTCGATCCTACCCGGAGGATCGTTGACTATAAGAACCATGATCGCATCATATACATCGAACGCGACCCACGCGACACGATAGTCAGTCTGTTTCACCAGATCACCGGGCGATTCCATGATTTCTTCGGGTATACTGGAGATATTTCGAGCTTTATTCGCGACCCCTATTTCGGGGTACATAATCTGATTCAGTTTCAGGAAATGTGGCGCGGTCTTAGCGCTAAGCTACCGGTGCTGATAGCGAGCTATGAGGATATGTCCGCTGACTATACAGCGGTCTTTAAACGCGTCACCACGCATCTAGATTTACCCGTCAGCGATAGCGTTCTGGCGAGCATAGGGAACCGCACATCGTTTTCTGCAATGAAGGAGGTGGAGCAGGCGCAGCGGTTTGACCGCCCATGGCTCCAGCCTCGAATGGGCGCACCGAAGGTGCGCAGGGGCAAAGTTGGAAATTATCTCGATGAACTGTCGGCTAGCGATGTAACCTATATCGAGAATACCATTGTGCTCATCAAATCTGAAACAGAATCATAG